Proteins from a genomic interval of Lycium ferocissimum isolate CSIRO_LF1 chromosome 2, AGI_CSIRO_Lferr_CH_V1, whole genome shotgun sequence:
- the LOC132046340 gene encoding peroxidase 42, with product MASKFLFFFAILFFSAVSAFADDSPSLVMDYYKDTCPQAEEIIREQVKLLYKRHKNTAFSWLRNIFHDCFVESCDASLLLDSTRRMLSEKETDRSFGMRNFRYIETIKEAVERECPGVVSCSDILVLSGRDGIVALGGPHIPLKTGRRDGRKSRADILEQHLPDHNESMSVVLDRFANIGINTPGVVALLGAHSVGRTHCVKLVHRLYPEVDPQLNPDHVPHMLKKCPDPIPDPKAVQYVRNDRGTPMKLDNNYYRNILDNKGLMLVDHQLATDKRTKPYVKKMAKSQDYFFKEFSRAITILSENNPLTGTKGEIRKQCNLANKLH from the exons ATGGCttccaaatttctctttttctttgctATCCTCTTCTTTTCAGCTGTCTCTGCTTTTGCAGATGACAGTCCTAGTCTTGTAATGGACTACTACAAGGACACTTGCCCTCAAGCTGAAGAAATCATCAGAGAGCAAGTCAAGCTTCTCTACAAACGCCACAAGAACACTGCATTTTCTTGGCTCAGAAACATTTTCCATGACTGCTTTGTTgag tCATGTGATGCTTCATTGTTGCTGGACTCAACAAGGAGGATGCTGTCAGAGAAGGAGACAGACAGGAGTTTTGGTATGAGAAACTTCAGATACATTGAGACTATTAAGGAAGCTGTTGAAAGGGAGTGTCCTGGCGTTGTTTCCTGTTCTGATATTCTTGTTTTGTCTGGTAGAGATGGCATTGTTGCT CTAGGAGGGCCACACATCCCACTCAAAACAGGAAGAAGAGATGGAAGGAAGAGCAGAGCAGATATTCTTGAACAACACCTCCCAGACCACAATGAAAGCATGAGTGTTGTTCTTGATAGGTTTGCCAACATTGGAATCAACACTCCTGGAGTTGTTGCCTTGCTAG GGGCACACAGTGTGGGAAGAACACACTGTGTGAAGTTGGTTCACCGTTTGTATCCAGAAGTAGACCCTCAGCTGAACCCAGATCATGTACCCCACATGCTCAAGAAGTGCCCTGACCCAATTCCAGACCCAAAGGCTGTGCAGTATGTGAGAAATGACAGAGGCACCCCCATGAAGCTAGACAACAACTACTACAGGAACATATTGGACAACAAGGGCTTGATGTTAGTTGACCACCAACTAGCAACAGACAAGAGGACTAAGCCCTATGTAAAGAAAATGGCAAAGAGCCAAGATTATTTCTTCAAGGAATTTTCAAGAGCCATCACTATTCTTTCTGAGAACAATCCACTCACTGGGACAAAGGGTGAAATCAGAAAGCAGTGCAATCTTGCCAACAAGCTCCACTAA